In Psychromonas sp. psych-6C06, the genomic window ACAACGCGCCCTAGCGAACCTTTCTTTGATTGAAGGAGATTGGGAAATTGCACAACGGTGTTTTAAAACCGTGCTTGATAATACTCGTTTTTCAGTTCATGAGCATATTAATCATCATTTTAACTACATACATTGCTTGCTAGACAAAGCAAAGGCGAGTAATGAATTACAGCAAGCTAAAGTTTTTTCACAGATACAAGCAGTACTAAAGAGTGCATCGCAGCGCTTTAATAAAGATACCTTTCATGAATTAGAAAAGGTGGTATTTGCACGTATTATGGTGATGAAAAAACTATTGAAAAGTGCCAGTGAATCACTTAATGATTGTGACACGGAGGTGGTAGTACATTGCGGTAAAGACAGTGTTTTAGCGCTTGCTAAAGCTTGGTTTGAATTAGGGGAATATGAGAGACACGATGAAGTTATCGCCTTAATTGAGCTACCTGAAAATGATAACAGCATTGAGATAATGAGTGACTTAATGTTAGTAAATAAAGTGCAAAGTGAAAATAAAGATAAAATCGCTAAGCTACTTTCGTTAAATGAGCAGGGGATCGCGATGTTTAAAAGTGGTTTGTATCCTGCTTCGACAAGTTTGTTTATTGAGGCGCACGAGCTTATTCCAAATAATGTTGCTTTAGCGATAAACTTAGCACAATCGTTAATTAAAGGTTGGCCATCGAGCGAGCCTTTTACACAGAAGAAAAAAATTGCCAAACATTGCATTAATGTTATTGAAGCCAGTCAACTCGATGAGTTATCAAGTAAGCGTTACGATGCGATTAAACAAGAATTAAAGGCCGTTTAATGTTTAAGCAATGCGCTTTTACTTTAGTTGAGTTGCTTATTTCGTTAGCCGTTTTGATGATTTTAGTCTCAGTCGCCAGCCAGTCTTATAACCAACTCTTTACTCAACAGGCATTAGTAGCAAGTACTGAAAACCTTTATCAATTTTTAGTTTTTGCCAAATCAGAATCGATTAAATATAACCAGAAAGTGTATGTTCATTTTTGTCAGAATGGTACTAGCAACGAATGGCGCATGGCGCAGAGTGATCAGCCTGCTTGTGACTGTTTTGTTGCTAATAGTTGCTTGCTAAATGGTGTGCAACATAACCAACAACTCACAGATGGTAAGTTAGTCTTTACATCGAGCTCTGATATTAGTTTCACAGGATTGCAGGCTTCTTATAATCCAATGCGTTTTAGTGTTAATGCGGGTAGCGTAATTTTAAGCGATAACAGTGGTAATCGATTAAAGGTGATTCAGTCGGCCATGCGTTTAAGAGTATGTGCCCCAGATAATAAGCAACTTGGGTATGAGCAATGTTAAGACAAAAATATGACCCTACAAGCAAACGAGGTTTTTCGCTGGTTGAATTACTGATCGCTTTATTACTCGGGACTGTGTTGCTTGCAATGGTCATTGGTTTGTACGTGACCGGTGTTTCAACAGGCGCGAAAAGTTTAAAGTATTCTCGTTTAAGAACTGACTTACAATCCATTGTTGCAATGATGGAAACAGATTTTCGTCGTGCAGGCTATGGAGGCAGTGATTACCTTGTAGGTGCGAGTAGCAATAAAACTATCGATATTAATGCTAGTAATGATTGCATTGTTTATTACTACAACCATAACGATACTGCGACGGTTGAAAGTAGTAATCAAATGGCCTTTAGCTTTAAAGATAATACTGTAAAGTTTAAGAGTGGCGTTGGCAAAGTTGCGAATGTTGTTTGCGCAGTGACTACGGGGTGGACGGATGTATCGGATAATAATTTTATTAAAATCACGGCGCTAAGTTTGACTGAAAGCGTGACTTCTTCGGCCTCAGCGACAATGCGAAGTGTTAAAATAGACCTTAGTGGTGAGTTGGTTTCAGATAGCAACTACGCCCACTCTATTGCAACGCGCGTACAGGTTCGTAATCTAGAGTTTAATTAACTTAAGTTTCCCCTAAAATCTCATCGGTTTGTTGAATCCTAGCAAGTTAATGCTTTTCGTTTTAAATCTCTCGCCATTGCGCATTTTGCTATTATAAACTGCAATACACCTACTTTTATCCGGAGTAAATGATGAAATTTTCCCTAAATGGCCAATGGCTAGTTGATTGTATTGATGCAACTAATGTGTCGAAAAAAGAGATAAAAAATATGGATATTACCCTGCCTGGTGATATTCATAGTGCACTTATTGAAGCTGGGAAAATGGAAAATCCTTATTGGGCAACCAATGAGCAACAGGTACAGTGGGTAGGTGAGTGTGAATGGTGTTTACACCGTACATTTAAATTAACAGAAGCTCAGTGTGACGTTGCAAGCTTAGATTTATCTATCACCTATTTAGACACCATTGCAGAGGTCAAAATTAATGGGCATGTGGTAGCCAATAGCCAGAATATGTTCATTGCCTTAAATATCAATATTTTGCCCTTTGTTAATGTCGGTGAAAATCACATTGAGATTTTATTAAAACGTGCCGATTTAGCCGCTAAAGCAGAAGCTGAGAAGTTGCCTTTTCCTATTCCTTGGGCGGTCGGTAATAACCAAATTCCACATATGAATACGTTACGTAAAACACAATGTCATGCCGGTTGGGATTGGGGAATTTGCTTACTAGTTGCGGGTGTTTATGGTGATATTAGCCTAACGCCCGTTGCTAAAACCCGTTTGCTCTCAGTACAAACAGAACAAGCTTGGCAGAATAATTGCTGTCAACTGAGTGTGCTGGTTGAGTATGAAAAGCTTACTGCTGATAGTGAAAAGGTTTTAGTGCAATTTGCTGGTCAATCGTTAACGGCCTCGCTTGATGTGACAAATCCACAACAGACATTTTTGTTTAGCATAGAAGATGCTCAACGATGGTGGCCAGCAGGTTATGGCGATGCTTACCTCTATGATTTACATGTTGAGCTAGATGAACAAAGCATCAGTAAAAAAATTGGTTTGCGCGAATTACGTTTAGTGACTGAAAATGACGATATCGGCTCAAGCATGATGTTTGAAGTTAATGGCGTTGTCATTTCTGCAAAAGGAGCAAACTGGATACCACTTGATGCGATGCCGGGGCTTAATACTGATCAGCGTTATCGTGATTTACTTACCGATGCGCATGCCGCTAACATGAATATGATCCGTGTTTGGGGAGGCGGTATTTATGAACACGATATTTTCTATCAGTTATGTGATGAGTTGGGGTTATTAGTTTGGCAGGATCTCATGTTCTCCTGTGCGTTATATCCCTCAACGCCTGATTTTGTGGATAACGTTGTCGCAGAGGTCGACTACCAAGTCAAACGTCTGCGCGATCATAGCTGTATCGCGCTGTGGTGTGGTGATAACGAAGTGATTGGCGCTATAGGTTGGTACCCTGAATCTCGCCAAAATAGAGAGAAGTATGTGGTCAATTATGATCGCCTAAATCGCGCATTAGAGTCTGCTG contains:
- a CDS encoding prepilin-type N-terminal cleavage/methylation domain-containing protein, producing the protein MLRQKYDPTSKRGFSLVELLIALLLGTVLLAMVIGLYVTGVSTGAKSLKYSRLRTDLQSIVAMMETDFRRAGYGGSDYLVGASSNKTIDINASNDCIVYYYNHNDTATVESSNQMAFSFKDNTVKFKSGVGKVANVVCAVTTGWTDVSDNNFIKITALSLTESVTSSASATMRSVKIDLSGELVSDSNYAHSIATRVQVRNLEFN
- a CDS encoding glycoside hydrolase family 2 protein — translated: MMKFSLNGQWLVDCIDATNVSKKEIKNMDITLPGDIHSALIEAGKMENPYWATNEQQVQWVGECEWCLHRTFKLTEAQCDVASLDLSITYLDTIAEVKINGHVVANSQNMFIALNINILPFVNVGENHIEILLKRADLAAKAEAEKLPFPIPWAVGNNQIPHMNTLRKTQCHAGWDWGICLLVAGVYGDISLTPVAKTRLLSVQTEQAWQNNCCQLSVLVEYEKLTADSEKVLVQFAGQSLTASLDVTNPQQTFLFSIEDAQRWWPAGYGDAYLYDLHVELDEQSISKKIGLRELRLVTENDDIGSSMMFEVNGVVISAKGANWIPLDAMPGLNTDQRYRDLLTDAHAANMNMIRVWGGGIYEHDIFYQLCDELGLLVWQDLMFSCALYPSTPDFVDNVVAEVDYQVKRLRDHSCIALWCGDNEVIGAIGWYPESRQNREKYVVNYDRLNRALESAVLNADNTRRFWSSSPCNGELDFGDAWHDDDRGDMHYWDVWHSGKSIDAYTSVNPRFCSEFGFQSWPSLPTVKQFAPVEDWNITSPSFEGHQKNGRGNSIITEMFTRYYRFPKSFEQMLYLSQVQQSVAIKTASEYWRAIKPINRGILYWQLNDCWPVSSWSSIEYDGRWKQLHYQTARFFAPLLAAFVKSEKGLRLQLINDKQEAYDVSGELIWQSWAGEVLHQEAINASVEADGNANIWSWPAEKLSGREQDGFFYIQLSNGELCIDNTYFPAKAKQCRFVDPRLTVQVLQGELGVEVQLTTQNPAFFVHLEYQGKGRFSDSSFTLLAGETRIIHYLGDASVEEVKAGLTIYDLYHSYA
- a CDS encoding GspH/FimT family pseudopilin; this encodes MFKQCAFTLVELLISLAVLMILVSVASQSYNQLFTQQALVASTENLYQFLVFAKSESIKYNQKVYVHFCQNGTSNEWRMAQSDQPACDCFVANSCLLNGVQHNQQLTDGKLVFTSSSDISFTGLQASYNPMRFSVNAGSVILSDNSGNRLKVIQSAMRLRVCAPDNKQLGYEQC